From Microbacterium sp. CGR2:
GTCGCCGAGGGAGACGAGGGCTACGCGGTCGAGGAGTTCCTGCGCCGCGTCACGGTCGATCGCGCGGCGGTCGGCGACGGCGTGCAGTTCGACGGCGAGCAGCTTTGAGGAGACGAAAGGGATGCCGTCAGCGAATGCTTTGCGGACGACGTCACTGCCGTCCTCGTCGATGAGTGCCTTCGCCGCGGCGGAGGTGTCGAGGTAGATCACACGCGGTCCCCGCGAAT
This genomic window contains:
- a CDS encoding type II toxin-antitoxin system VapC family toxin, with the translated sequence MIYLDTSAAAKALIDEDGSDVVRKAFADGIPFVSSKLLAVELHAVADRRAIDRDAAQELLDRVALVSLGDDTLERAIDIHCGLRTLDALHLATALELGDTITSILTFDREFAAVAARLGIPASDQL